A section of the Harmonia axyridis chromosome 2, icHarAxyr1.1, whole genome shotgun sequence genome encodes:
- the LOC123673190 gene encoding growth arrest and DNA damage-inducible proteins-interacting protein 1, giving the protein MIRTDCSRKSFAVINIFNRFLSSNASLNIEKLEKEGTNVDVLEEDAVLQEERIQASRNKSRLYDNHRNIVLDRNPFPESKQWFHDSLVYKRKLFGRYGFASGVDPAICWPTEKELNESLEYEKVAYPFTIPEMINTAKEKKMAKDEETRKRQEDMMIKLSKLEGWKRDLEMRIAKKEAEADATRLKRERLIEEVRKHFGYKVDPKDEKFKELLEKKEKEQKKLAKEARKKEREAKLLEKLKRKNTEQKSDDIVKNEEKTS; this is encoded by the coding sequence ATGATACGAACGGATTGCAGCAGGAAGTCATTTGCTGTTATTAATATATTCAATAGATTTTTGAGTTCGAATGCTTCACTGAAtatagaaaaacttgaaaaagagGGTACAAACGTAGATGTGCTCGAGGAAGATGCAGTATTACAAGAAGAACGAATACAAGCAAGTAGGAATAAGTCCCGTCTATATGATAACCATAGGAACATCGTACTAGATCGAAATCCATTTCCTGAATCTAAACAATGGTTTCATGATAGTCTGGtttataaaaggaaattgtttggaAGGTACGGTTTCGCTAGTGGTGTTGATCCAGCAATATGTTGGCCTACTGAAAAGGAACTTAATGAATCCTTAGAATATGAGAAAGTTGCTTATCCTTTTACTATTCCTGAGATGATAAATACtgctaaagaaaaaaaaatggctaAGGATGAGGAAACAAGAAAACGCCAAGAAGATATGATGATTAAACTATCCAAATTAGAAGGATGGAAAAGAGATTTAGAAATGAGAATAGCAAAGAAAGAGGCTGAGGCTGATGCAACTAGATTGAAAAGAGAGCGTTTAATTGAAGAAGTTAGAAAACATTTTGGATATAAAGTTGATCCTAAAGATGAGAAATTCAAAGAGTTGCTTGAGAAAAAGGAAAAGGAACAAAAGAAACTGGCTAAGGAAGCTAGGAAGAAGGAACGGGAGGCAAAATTGTTagaaaaactgaaaagaaaGAATACTGAACAAAAAAGTGACGATAtagtaaaaaatgaagaaaaaacgtcTTAA